Within Actinomycetota bacterium, the genomic segment GGAGCCGACCGACGCGTCCGGCAACTACACCGTCACCGGGCTGGATGCCGGCCAGTACAAGATCCGCTTCGTGCCGGACACGTCCTACCTCACCTTCAACCACTTCATCGCCGACCAGGTCTACGGCGCACCGACCGGCGCGAAGCTCAGCCCGTCGAGCCCGGCGGAATGGCCGACGTACGAGGCGCAACTGTCAGCCGGCACCACGATCACGCTGGCGGCCAACACCGACCTGACCGGCATCGACGACCAGTGCCCGTGGGGCGGCTACCTCACCGGCCGGGTGACGTACGCCGCCGGTGGTGCACCGGTGCCGGACTATCACGTGAGCGTGTGGGACACCTCGGGGCTGACGTTCGTCGGCGACACCTGGACCGATGCGAGCGGCAACTGGGAGTTCCGCGACCTCGACGACGTGCCGGACTACAAGGTCATGTTCGACGACGAGTCGGGCAGCCTGACCGGCGGTGACCCGGGCTACTTCTACAACACCGAGTGGTACAACGGTGCGGGCAGCCCCGCGGCGGCCACGTCGGTCGGTTTCGGGCCCGGTTCCGGGATG encodes:
- a CDS encoding carboxypeptidase-like regulatory domain-containing protein, with translation GRYCSQWFGDTTFSASPTVTIAPDYVTSGIDAVMDRSSSISGNVQRANVAPAWVNAIGVWPQVYRWDVDEGAWTEANDTGLQEPTDASGNYTVTGLDAGQYKIRFVPDTSYLTFNHFIADQVYGAPTGAKLSPSSPAEWPTYEAQLSAGTTITLAANTDLTGIDDQCPWGGYLTGRVTYAAGGAPVPDYHVSVWDTSGLTFVGDTWTDASGNWEFRDLDDVPDYKVMFDDESGSLTGGDPGYFYNTEWYNGAGSPAAATSVGFGPGSGMAAINAAIDSTTQWGDVTGKVTDMHTGKALEGVTVGLNLWNTDTPGWVEQHSTTTDASGRYTFTKVPWAAPFNSAVRISAYEDESNT